In Pseudomonas sp. ADAK2, the genomic window GACCGCTTGCTGCAAGCCTGCCAACAGATGGGCTTCACGCCCAAGGAAGGCGGTCGCAGCGGCCAGGCGGATTTTCTCGCCGCGCTGGTGGCGGCCGGGCAAGGCGTGGTGCTGTTGCCCAGTGTTGTGGCGCGAGGGCTGGTGCGGCCAGGCGTGGTGCGCCTGACCTTGAATGCGCCGGCCTATCTGCGTTGGGACATTGCCTTTATCTGGCGCGACGGCGCGTACCTGTCAAAGGCCGCCCAAGCCTGGCTCGCGCTGTTGCGCGAGTGCCCGGTCAGCCCCGCAGAGCCGTGACCAGCTCCGCCAGCCAAGGCTCGGCGTCGGTTTCCGGCGTGACGCTTTCGCTGGCATCCAGGCGCAACATCGGCAGCACTTCGCGCAGGCCCAGTTCGCCGAACAGTTCGCGCATCTGCTCGCCACCGCCGCAAAAGGTATCGCCATAACTCGCATCGCCCAGACCGATCACCGCGCCGGGCAAACCACGCCATGCTGCAGGCAGTTGGTCACGAATTACCGAATACAACGGTTGCAGGT contains:
- a CDS encoding flavodoxin, giving the protein MKVAILSGSVYGTAEEVARHAANILKDAGFETWHNPRASLADVQAFGPDAFLAVTSTTGMGELPDNLQPLYSVIRDQLPAAWRGLPGAVIGLGDASYGDTFCGGGEQMRELFGELGLREVLPMLRLDASESVTPETDAEPWLAELVTALRG